The Neurospora crassa OR74A linkage group I, whole genome shotgun sequence genome segment CGCAAAGCATTCGGAGCGTTGACGACGCCCGGCAAACAAGCGAGACCCCAGGTGCTATAACCGGCCAGCCGGGAGAGGACGGCAGACTGAAACAGTACGGGTCGAACACCGACGACATTAATGGTGACTGTCTTAGCACaggcggcagcggcgacaAAGACGAAAATGCGGATCTCCAACTCGTTCCCCCTGCGGTTGCGGATCCTgccggtgctggtgctgggtCTGGGCACGttggcaacagcagcagcgctcGTGCTGGCACTGACAATTACACCAGCAAGTGCGACACGGGAAGCCCCAACTCGAAAAGTGCCCAGCAGCATGGCGTCAATGCTGCGCCTGCCGCGGCAGGAGGTGCTGCAACCAATGCAACCAGCGCTAAATCTGCCAGCGGCCAGCCACCCGCAAGCTCCGTAACGAATCGCGCTGCCCCTGGTGCTGGCTCCGACTGGACACCCGCTAGCGATCTGCGGCGGGTCTCAATTAGCAGCGCAAGAGTTTCCAGCCTTGCCAGCATCCACGAGGATGATGACCTTGCGCATACCGCTGCCGGTGACGAACCTCTACCGcctccaacaacatccacacTTGCCACAACAAttgatgctgctgccacCCTTGATGCCACCACCCCAACCAACCCCAATCCAAATCCCTTTGAAAATTCCCATCATCGACAGCTCGCTGACGCCGCTGCTCAATCTGCCACCCCTACCACCGCCGCTCCCGATATCGTGCGCAGGGTTCGTCTGATTGATTCGGCTGTAAATTCGTCGTCCTCTCAGCCTCCGACGCCTGCACCACTCGCTACATCTGCCGCTGCATCGCCGTCCATTGTCTCGTTCAATTCCGTCGCGCCTCTTTCGCCGACTGGTACCGTACCCCTTAGCCCAAGTGCAGAAACTCCATCAATCGcgcccttgcccttttcGACCTCGACTCCTGCCAATCTTAATCTCAATCCGCCGTCTACAGATCCCACTGCCACCCCGGGTAGTCCTACCACCACCGCGCTCTCCACGTCGACCGCTCTCACGCGACCCTCGGTTCCACCGAGACGTCAGAGTCTTTTGCCCAGTCGCCAGACGACTCTCATTCGAACGCTCCTCGACGCGAACCAGACCGATGAACTCGACACCGGCGCTAACACCAACGACCACCTCCTTCCTATAAGCGCCACCATGGTGATACGCAAGATCTGGGTCAAGCGGCCGGGTGGCTCCGCGACCCTGGTCACGATCAATGAAGAGGACTTGGTCGATGATGTGCGGGATTTGATCCTCAGAAAATACGCCAACTCCCTAGGTCGTCAATTTGACTCCCCCGATTTGATCCTGCGGATAGCCCCCAGGGAGTCGCAAAGACAGGAGCGGGTCTTGGGCCCAGAGGAGCCAATGGCCCGGACCTTGGATGCATATTTCCCCGGAGGCCAGACAGTGGATGAAGCCCTTGTCATCGACATCCCGCCCCGTCGCACACCAAAGGAATCACCCAGGACCGGCCCCCCGCATGTTCCTCACGGCTTGCCGACGTATTACGAAGAGACACATAGACCGTCGGAAGGAGGTACCGATTATTTTGGCCCTGGCGCTCTCGCTCATCTAGCCCCCGGCATCGGTGGTGGCCCTGTCATGACTGCCCCTGTTAATGGCCCCCCGCAGTCACATCCTCATACCATGTCCAATTTGGGACCAGGACACATCCCCCAGCTACCCTCCCCGGGAGGAACACGGCCCCGTCAGTACCGCGAACGGCCGGATCGTCCTCGCCTGGGTAGGCAACATACATCATCGCCCACGATTCTCAACGTAGTTGGAGCCGGAGGTCACGCCGCTACGATCGCAGTGTCTTCCGCAAATCATGGTATGCAGCAATCCTCCGTTTCCAAGGTTCAACGATCAAGGACTCATTCCATTGCCTCGTCAGAACAATCCACGACCGGTGCCGTTCCCGGTCCCCCGGCGTCAGCTCCGCATGCCCCTCATGTCCCTTCGGCACCGCCCTTGCCTACTCCGCCACCTGCTGCGCAAGAGCCTGTCCCGGCTATCCCAACACAGCATCCGGTCACTACTCCCCCAGCAAGAGTGGCCTCCCCTCGGCCTCCAACAGCAATGGCAACAAGaaccaagaaaaagaaagccaCGCCAGACCACACACCTCTGCCAGCGGTAATGCTCAGTAGTGCCGTTCCACCAATCAATGTCTTGATTGTGGAAGACAATATCATTAATCTCAAACTCCTTGAGGCTTTCGTCAAGCGACTAAAGGTCCGGTGGCAGACCGCTATGAACGGCCGAGAAGCTGTCAACAAATGGCGCAAGGGAGGCTTTCacttggtgttgatggataTTCAGCTGCCCATCATGAGTGGCCTGGAAGCGACTAGGGAGATTCGAAGGCTCGAACGCATGAACTCGATTGGTGTGTTttccaacagcaacagcaatggAGGGACCAATGGCGGCGAATCTGGCGGCGATCCTGACGTGATGCCCGAGGAAGACAAACTTGAAAATATAGAGCTGTTCAAGAGTCCCGTCATCATCGTAGCTCTCACGGCCAGTTCGCTGCAGAGTGACAGGCACGAGGCCCTGGCAGCGGGTTGCAATGATTTCTTGACCAAGGTAAGTCTTCCCTTGAACACGTTGGCCATTTATCTATTTTGCCACAGAGAGTGTCAAACAGTTGCTGATGGATGGCGTGATACAGCCCATTACCTACATTTGGCTGGAACGCAAAGTCATGGAATGGGGCTGCATGCAAGCCCTTATCGACTTTGACGGTTGGCGGAAATGGAAAGATTTTGGGTCGAGCAATggcgaggacaagaaggacaaTGCGTCTGCGGTCAAGGACAGCAGCGGGATGGCCTCCAAGAAAGCCGTCACCAGACCCAAGAGGAAACCGACTATGCAAAAGGAGGTCACAAGCCCACATCACCCAGCACAAGCGGCGCCGCCTTCAGAGGTGTCACATACCACCCAGACGAGTCAGACTTCGAGCGACGATAAGTGAGGTGTTCGGCGCTGACTCTGACTGGCGTTCATCACTCTGCATTTTAGCTTTGGTTGGTCGTATCATATACCCTGCACCTGGCGGTCTCTTATCTTCTCTTCTGTATTATTGTTCCGTTCTACAAGATGGAATTTTTGGAGGGAAACGACTTCGATCTCAAAATGGACGATGATGAGCGCCCGGGCTTTATTAATGGCTGGTACACAACGATGCAACATGACGATAATACTCGTTCTTGATCGGTCATTTTGAACAAGGGACTGGTGGCCAGATCATTCGGACCATCGGTTCTTGGTTGAGATGCAAGAAGGGATCAAGTAAAGAACCAGTGAGGAGATGGAAGTCCCAGTTCAGCAATCGCACAGATTTAGGACCGTACCGTGGTCCACATCTCCTGATCTTTACCTGTCCTGTTTACTTTTGTTTTCAAAATTAGGGGGTTAGCGTGAAGTACACGAGGCATGCATACGAGGCGTCACAGCGGATCAGGTTCGCGAAGTTACCTAGTgttggctttttttttgcaatatttcttttcccctcttctACACCGGGACCATCCTGTTGGTCACCAAACACCACTAGTTCTTTTTGTTGGCGATAtgaacaaaagaagaagtaatGTACACAGACTCAAAAGCTACATATGTCAGCTGCCTATTAAGTGAGCGGACGTTTTTTCTGCGTAGCTCAGGATTGGAGCAGAAACAACATGGTCGAAAATGGAAGAGAACAGTTGAGAGTAAAGACATAAACTTGAGTTGCAACCAAAAGTACTCTGTGTGAGCAAATCGCCGATACCAGATCTAATATTGCCTCCAGTCCTTCTACAAGGAGGCGCAGTCTTCAACGTTTACATGATAGTATGTTGTCGTGACGAGTATTGATGAAGCCGCATCTGACGTTGATTCTCAAGACAACTGACGAAGGGACATCCGAGGCAgtgaccctaaccctaggCAAGCTCAGGGTGAGAGCAGTAAGCGTGAATCGCGCAAGACCCGCAAAGCATCGGATGGAACCAGGAATTGCGCCGACCCATTGGCTGGTCAAGCTCAGAGAGGGGATGGGGTGGGCCAGGCTCTGCCGGAGCTTGCCATCGACCGAATGGGATGAGTCCAGCGCAATTGAATCCACCTTTGCCGAAAAATTTCCCGCTTTCCCTCACTGGGGACAACAAACCTCTTGTTTCCTCCCACCCAaccctcctcacctcccACACATTCTCCAATATGCCACCGCGGATACCCAAcgctccctcctctctcctcctccagagCAGCGCCTGCAgcggtagcagcagcaggtgtACAGCTTCCAGGTTGCCGACATGGGCCTCCTCGTGCTCATCTAGCTCCCCTCAGTCCTcccaaccaacaacacaTCAGCAGCAATGCTCGTCGTTCTCCACGACCGCGCCGGCGCACGTCCAGTCCGTCCGTCGCCAGAAGATGTTCTCTTGGTTGGATAAGAAGGGAAGCGCATACAAGGAGCACACCAGGCAGGGACCAAACCTCCTTGGCGGCCAAGGCAAAGATGGTCTTGCCGTGCCCTTTCCGAACAACCCTTACTTCAAGAGTCAGCCCGTCCTTTCCGAGGGCTCACGCGAGATCATCTACCAGGATGTCATGGAGAAAGGTCTGCCTATCAAGGCCGTGTCGGCTAAGTACAACGTCGACGTGCGCAGGGTCGCGGCGGTGATCAGGTTGAAGGAGATCGAGAAGCGCTGGATCAAGGAGGTAAGCTCATCATCATTTCCCTCTTACTGCTACGATATTACACCGCGTCCGGTCTCCGTCCCCTCTCGATTGGCCAAccggccggcggcggcgacgaccTTGCTTCATATGATGAACTACAAGAAAATTCGATTAGTCTTGAAGACATACCTCATGGTTACAAAGCCTTTTTTCAACTGAGCGAAGCAACCCCTCTTACCTCAACATCAATAAATTCATCGTTTGGTCACAAAACATGTTTGGCTAATCCGGTCCGTGTTTTTCACTCAAATAGTATAAGCCCCTGGCTCGCCCGTATGCCCGCGCCGTGATGAAGATGCTACCCCAAACCGTCCTTGGCGGCCCGGACCAGAAGCCCCACGAGTCTATCAACGACGTGCACGTGCACAGCTACACAACTCAGCAGCTGTTCGTGCCCGTTTCGGAATCGCGCGAGTTCACGCGCGAGGACGCCGCCAAGGCCTTTGGCGACCACATCCTGCCCGTGGACAAGAAGCTGCGCGTTCCCGAGCTCATCGAGTTCCAGAAGGACTTGCTGAAGGAGGTGCCCCTGCAAGAGGCGAACCGCAAGTTCCTCAACGCGACGGCGGCGAGCGAGGCCAAGATCGCCGAGCGCGAAGCTAAGCGTCGCCAGGCGGTCGAGGATGCAATCACGCGTGTCAAGACGGATAGGTTCGAGTTCCGCTTCCAGGAGTTCAACGCAGAGAATGTCGGCCACGACGGCAGGGACCGTAACGCTGTTGGTTGGAGGTACGGTGTTCCCTTCCCCGACCGCAAGCGGTCCCAAATCAAGATCCCTACCAAGGTGGAGTAAGATCTCTTGGTTTTTGTGGATGTTGGCTCGAGTAGTGGGACGAATgagtgatggtgatgaggggTTTTCCGTTACCCGTTCATTCACGACAGGCCTTTGATGGCTCAACATTGGAACTCTTCACCGAGTATGGTTTGATGTGTGATGACACGGGGAGGCTTGGTGCGCGGGCGTTGAGAAACCGAATGAATGATGGGAAGTCGATGAGGGTTGATCGAcatgcacgcacacacaaaAGACAGAGACATTTTGAGGTGGAGAAACACAGCGTCCACTGGTCGTCATGTCTGTGCTATGTTTCGTTCCCATGTAAACTTATTGCTGTCACAAGGCCACCGACGTCTTTAGCAGTGTGGACCTATTTATTGTATCATTATACCAAGCCAGCCAGTTGCTTTATGCTTTATGCTTTTTCATTTTCCTTCAAAAATAATTAGTCATGTGGGAAACGAACTAGGCGGCGAGAAATATGAtcccaaaaacaaaaaactaGAACCCATCTTGCCGTGCTGTCTCGAGTGGTTGCTGGTCTTCTGCTTCTCTCGCCTTGATCCGAGATCAATGATATATATAGGTTGTCCGCCAGACTGAGAGTCTGAAAAACCAAGGAAGGGTTGGCCGCGAGAGTTCAAAACGCCGTTGATACAATGAACACCAACTACTACATCATGAAGgatagctacctacctactgtaaCGTGTTAGCGAAGGGAAATAAATGGTTTGAGAGATATTCTTGTCCGAGAACTAAACCTCTCTGTATACAAACCTCCTTGGAAGCCGGTCGGTGTCTCTTTAcattcctacctctacttattcGAACTTTCACAAAATCAACGTTCACTACATACTAACCAAAGGGGCAGGAGGGGGGGTCTCGGAGAACATATCTCgattacatacctacctagcgaACGAGAAATCCAGCACATGGGCTTGCCCGATCGAAGAAACCTCGAGgggtttccttttttatcAGAGACATGGATGTGACACAAAGTAAAGCgtccgaaaaaaaaaaaaagaaaaaaaatactCGGCAAAGCAAAACAAGCACCATAGTCGAATCCCACTTTCGCGCTGTGTGGCCAGCCTCATTATCAGTATAAGTAAGTAATGCCATGCTCCCAATTTAAACTGGATCACATCCCTTGAACAAATAATCTCCTTCTGCCATCCCAAGTCATAGACCTAACAACCAGTTGCCGCTGTATGCCCAACCATAGCCATTTGTCTATATATGTGCGTTGTGTTTATCCGACATACTCCTCCATCTCTATTGAGTAACTGCTGGTCCCAGGCTCCCAGCCCAGCCAGACCAGACGAGAGCAACGTTCAATTCGCTTATGTGGGATGTAAGTATATGCCGCTCCTGCGTCTCTTATATCGCGCACAATATCCGCCGCACATTCCAACCCCGggtgcttttttttttttggtgtaAACACTTGATCAATGATGTACCAACTGATAAGGAAATTCAAGAACAATTTCGATTGCTGTATACAAGTCCTCCCGTACCCCGTTCAAAACCTGTTACAAGTTGCAATTCGAATCCAAAAACTCAGgacaaagaaaaaggaaaagaaatatacACTCGACGCTGGGTTGAAACCTTACCCTTTTTCAAACGAACCACTCCCTTTTGTGCTGTGGGCCTCAAATTCCTCCTCTATAAGATTCCCCAGTTTACCAAGTGTGTGCATACGCTTTTAATTCGAAAAAAATTGAACGGGGTATCAATAACACATGTCCTCTAACCGACAAAGGGAGGGATGATGCAGCCTATAGCCTGTAGCCTGAGCCTTCCTTTCCATGCCATGTTCATGCACCATTTGGATAACGTGGGTGAtggaaacaaaagaaaaccaaTTTCCTGAACATAACCGCTTCACTGCCCACGAGTGCATCCAACCTGACGATCCACCAACTGATGACCCAGCTAAGCCCATCATCAGCCACAGTCCACCTCAAAATGATGACTTCATGTCCCTGCCAGGCGACTGGACCTCTATTCGTTGTCTCTCCTCCACTCTGATGACCCTGGCGATGTCCGCGTTCTGTGATCCGGCATCCAACCCCACAGCGGCTCGTCCCCTGCTTAAGTAGCCGTCTCCGTTGCCGTCCAACTCCATCGGCGTAACAGGTCCAGGGCTTCCTAGCGGCACAAGTCTGGGAGACAGGGGCTTGTGCGTCTTGAGCATTGTAGCCCCTAGTTGGATGTTCTTCAACGCCGCGTTGTCAGATATCCTAGTCGACGGTGACATACTGGAGGCGTTGGAGAAAAGCGCCATTGATGCCTGGGCCACCATATCTCTCTGATACTGTTCAACTAGGCGCTTAGCATCGGAACCTGTGCGTAGGCGGCTGTTCTCTCGGCGGTATTTCAGCTGGGGTTCAGAGTGAGCAACTCCTGCGGCATCCGCTCTTGCTGAGGGCCTCTTGTACTGGTTCGAGTTGCTGGCCATCCGGTTTTCGTAGTTCGTCGGGTAGTACTTTCCCATCGGGAGCGCAATGTTGTCGTGTACACCAGACGGCATATAGGAAGACACCGGCGTATGCAGGCCAGCTGACCCAGTGGTACCAACTGAGGAGCCCAAGTGAGAGTGAGACAGATCGTTTGCCATCGTCCGTACTCGAGAATCAGTGAGGGGAACAGAAAAGTGTGTAGTTTCGGCCGCCTTGTGTAAGGCTTGATGGCGTGCCTTGCTTGGATCAAGAGTGAAGAATGGGTGAGGTCGATGAACTCGGGTAGCTGGGTCCTCGTGGTGAGGGAAGTACCCCCTACAGTGGTGTCAGCACGTATTTGCGATGTGCGAAGTGCAGCGGAAAGAAAACTGAGGCGTCTTGACAAGACAGACATACCCTTGGATGTCCCCTCGAGCAGAGAGGGGTGACGGC includes the following:
- the rrg-1 gene encoding response regulator, variant, whose product is MVDLKSKLRARLSRRNSGISLLTSSKSYSGTGNHGSIHSPNDDARSDKNLDLESVRPTSSVSADAITDAGGRGGREQKRVGGGEEAAGGAGTGAGAGAANAAPGEHKEKASGFLALLIGASHSARTGSRQATFPKHAAQSIRSVDDARQTSETPGAITGQPGEDGRLKQYGSNTDDINGDCLSTGGSGDKDENADLQLVPPAVADPAGAGAGSGHVGNSSSARAGTDNYTSKCDTGSPNSKSAQQHGVNAAPAAAGGAATNATSAKSASGQPPASSVTNRAAPGAGSDWTPASDLRRVSISSARVSSLASIHEDDDLAHTAAGDEPLPPPTTSTLATTIDAAATLDATTPTNPNPNPFENSHHRQLADAAAQSATPTTAAPDIVRRVRLIDSAVNSSSSQPPTPAPLATSAAASPSIVSFNSVAPLSPTGTVPLSPSAETPSIAPLPFSTSTPANLNLNPPSTDPTATPGSPTTTALSTSTALTRPSVPPRRQSLLPSRQTTLIRTLLDANQTDELDTGANTNDHLLPISATMVIRKIWVKRPGGSATLVTINEEDLVDDVRDLILRKYANSLGRQFDSPDLILRIAPRESQRQERVLGPEEPMARTLDAYFPGGQTVDEALVIDIPPRRTPKESPRTGPPHVPHGLPTYYEETHRPSEGGTDYFGPGALAHLAPGIGGGPVMTAPVNGPPQSHPHTMSNLGPGHIPQLPSPGGTRPRQYRERPDRPRLGRQHTSSPTILNVVGAGGHAATIAVSSANHEQSTTGAVPGPPASAPHAPHVPSAPPLPTPPPAAQEPVPAIPTQHPVTTPPARVASPRPPTAMATRTKKKKATPDHTPLPAVMLSSAVPPINVLIVEDNIINLKLLEAFVKRLKVRWQTAMNGREAVNKWRKGGFHLVLMDIQLPIMSGLEATREIRRLERMNSIGVFSNSNSNGGTNGGESGGDPDVMPEEDKLENIELFKSPVIIVALTASSLQSDRHEALAAGCNDFLTKPITYIWLERKVMEWGCMQALIDFDGWRKWKDFGSSNGEDKKDNASAVKDSSGMASKKAVTRPKRKPTMQKEVTSPHHPAQAAPPSEVSHTTQTSQTSSDDK
- the rrg-1 gene encoding response regulator, with the translated sequence MVDLKSKLRARLSRRNSGISLLTSSKSYSGTGNHGSIHSPNDDARSDKNLDLESVRPTSSVSADAITDAGGRGGREQKRVGGGEEAAGGAGTGAGAGAANAAPGEHKEKASGFLALLIGASHSARTGSRQATFPKHAAQSIRSVDDARQTSETPGAITGQPGEDGRLKQYGSNTDDINGDCLSTGGSGDKDENADLQLVPPAVADPAGAGAGSGHVGNSSSARAGTDNYTSKCDTGSPNSKSAQQHGVNAAPAAAGGAATNATSAKSASGQPPASSVTNRAAPGAGSDWTPASDLRRVSISSARVSSLASIHEDDDLAHTAAGDEPLPPPTTSTLATTIDAAATLDATTPTNPNPNPFENSHHRQLADAAAQSATPTTAAPDIVRRVRLIDSAVNSSSSQPPTPAPLATSAAASPSIVSFNSVAPLSPTGTVPLSPSAETPSIAPLPFSTSTPANLNLNPPSTDPTATPGSPTTTALSTSTALTRPSVPPRRQSLLPSRQTTLIRTLLDANQTDELDTGANTNDHLLPISATMVIRKIWVKRPGGSATLVTINEEDLVDDVRDLILRKYANSLGRQFDSPDLILRIAPRESQRQERVLGPEEPMARTLDAYFPGGQTVDEALVIDIPPRRTPKESPRTGPPHVPHGLPTYYEETHRPSEGGTDYFGPGALAHLAPGIGGGPVMTAPVNGPPQSHPHTMSNLGPGHIPQLPSPGGTRPRQYRERPDRPRLGRQHTSSPTILNVVGAGGHAATIAVSSANHGMQQSSVSKVQRSRTHSIASSEQSTTGAVPGPPASAPHAPHVPSAPPLPTPPPAAQEPVPAIPTQHPVTTPPARVASPRPPTAMATRTKKKKATPDHTPLPAVMLSSAVPPINVLIVEDNIINLKLLEAFVKRLKVRWQTAMNGREAVNKWRKGGFHLVLMDIQLPIMSGLEATREIRRLERMNSIGVFSNSNSNGGTNGGESGGDPDVMPEEDKLENIELFKSPVIIVALTASSLQSDRHEALAAGCNDFLTKPITYIWLERKVMEWGCMQALIDFDGWRKWKDFGSSNGEDKKDNASAVKDSSGMASKKAVTRPKRKPTMQKEVTSPHHPAQAAPPSEVSHTTQTSQTSSDDK